The Spirochaetae bacterium HGW-Spirochaetae-1 genomic interval AATCCCACTCCTATACTATTAATACAACTTTTTACCAGGAAAGTTAAAATAAATTTTCTTATTTATTTCAATATTAATATCGGATATGCCGGTATTATGTCTTAATAAAAGGAGGATAAAATTATTTATTTTTAGCAGATTTAGTATTTTTTTGCGATCTGGATTGCGGGATTCTTCTTTTTGAGACAGGTGAATCTTCAATTATCTGCCCGTCACGGAAAACGACTTTACGTTTTGTATATTCCGCCACTTCAGGTTCGTGCGTTACCATAATTATTGTAATGCCCTTTTCCTCATTGAGGCGGGTAAACAAATCCATAATCTCGCTCGTGTTTTTAGTATCGAGATTACCGGTCGGCTCATCGGCCAGGATAATGGCTGGATTGTTTATAAGAGCCCGGGCTATGGCTACTCGCTGTTGTTCTCCTCCTGAGAGTTTATTAGGGTGATGGTCCTCTCGGCCGGAGAGCCCAACCTCGGCAAGAAGACCCGATGCCTTTTTGCGCAAATCACGGGGGTTAACACCTCCCCGGTAAAACAGGGGCAATTCAACGTTTTCTAATGCCGAAGTCCTGGAAAGAAGATTGAATCCTTGAAATACGAAACCTATTTTCCTGTTCCTTATTTCTGCCTTTTCATCATTCGTCAAAGAACTGCCTTCAATGCCATCAAGAATATAAGAACCCGACGTCGGAGAATCAAGAAAACCAAGTATATTCATGAATGTCGATTTCCCTGAACCGGAGGCTCCCATAATGGCAATGTATTCACCCAATGCAACATCAAGAGAGACCCCTTTAAGGGCCTTCACACTCACTTCATCGCTGAGTTTATATATCTTCTGAAGATCCTTTATTTCTATAATTTTATTCTTTTTAGTTTTCTTTTCACTCATTAGATTTTACAACCTTTACCAGAACTTCTTCTCCGTCCTTTAGATTCTTAATGATTTCAGTATACATGTCCCCGGAAAGGCCCGTCTCAACTTTAACCTTAATAAGTGGTTTATCCTTGACAAGATTTTTGTTTTTTATCCATACAAATTTTCCGCCCTGCGTTGAAAAATCTTCAACGTTGGGTGACACCAGAAATGCCTGGTTCGGCACATATAAAACTTTTTCCTTCTTCGCCACGATTATAGTCGAAGTGGCGGTCATTCCAGGACGTAAAAGCAGCTCGGAATTGTCACATACGACCATTGACTGATATGTTACCAGATTATCTTTCATTATCGGATTCAATGAAACGTTTTGAATTGTTCCGGTAAAGTTTTTTTCAGGATATGCGCTTACCGTAAATGTTACCTTAAGATCTTTCTTAACACTGCCTATATCAGATTCGTCGATATTTATCGTTAGCAGCATTTTACTTAAATCAGGAGCAATAAAAAAAAGGGGTTGATTCGGCTGAACGAGAGAATTCTGTGTAATATCATTTGAAAGTATTATTCCGCTGATAGGTGAAACTATCCTGGTCTGGTTTTTCTGACTCAGTATTTCATTGTAATCAATCCTGCTGAGCTTATGGTCATTGAGGGCTGTCTGATATTCAAGTTCTGCCATTTCAAAGGCCTGCTTCGAAATCAAATTATCTTTATATAAACTGGATTTGCCTTCATAATCTCTTTTGGCTGCCAATAGTTTGAGTTCCGTACTTTCCAGTCTTGTTTTCAGTTTCAGAATTTTAGGATCAATATCTGATGATTCAATTAATGCGAGCAATTCCCCCCGTTTCACTCTCTGGTCGGGATTAACATAAATTTTCTGGATAAACCCGTCTATCTTGCTTAAAATAGTTCTTTTATCCTGAACATCCAGAACACCAGTGGCGGCTACGGTCTTTATAACCTGTCCGACTTTTGCCTTTTCAAAAGAATATTCAACCTGGGATGAATTTCCGCAAATTTTTGTTAAAAGTAACAATGCAAGAATGCAAGAGATTCCTGCAATTGAGTAAATTAATTTTTTATTACCTTTTATTTGCATAGGGTTTCCTCTTCAACTCCTGCTGTTCTGGCAAGTAATGCTAATGATAAATAATACTTATATATGGCTGAGAGATAAGATAGCTCCGACCTGATAACACCCATCTCAGCTTCCTGTAGATCGAGCAGCGTGCCAATGCCTTTTTCATAACTTTTAGAAGCAAGAAGAGCATGTTTTTTTGAATTATCAATTATCAGCTGTGACATCTTTGCCTGTTTATCCAGCTCATTCAGATCCACAATGTAATTTTCAATATTCTTTTTAAGATTAAGGAGTATCTCTCTTTCTTTATAAACCATTTTATTATATTGTGCTTTTGCAGCATCCACTCGTGCCGAGATTGCTCCACCATAGTAAACAGGAATTGATGCTGTCATTGTTCCGGTGAAAACCGGCTCCCAGTTGTTAGCTTTGAAGGTATCGGAAAATTTTCCTTCGTTTGTATTAAATAGATATAAAACTTTACTTTCATATCCCAAAGCAAAGACGATGTCTACCTTGGGATAATGTGATTCATTTTCAATTGCAATGTTGATTTTACTCAAGTCTCGCTGTAGTGCCATGGCACGCACTTCAGGATTGTACAATACCGCAAGTTTGTTTATTTCATCAATGGAGTATTTCAAAGGAGGCAGATTTTCTTTTGATATGGATACGATATTGAGTTCCATCTCACCCTTAATGCCCATTGCAGTATACAGCTCCGAGCGCCTGATCCTTTCATCATTTTTTGCCTTTTCGTAATCAAGTGTTGCCTGGGCC includes:
- a CDS encoding macrolide ABC transporter ATP-binding protein: MSEKKTKKNKIIEIKDLQKIYKLSDEVSVKALKGVSLDVALGEYIAIMGASGSGKSTFMNILGFLDSPTSGSYILDGIEGSSLTNDEKAEIRNRKIGFVFQGFNLLSRTSALENVELPLFYRGGVNPRDLRKKASGLLAEVGLSGREDHHPNKLSGGEQQRVAIARALINNPAIILADEPTGNLDTKNTSEIMDLFTRLNEEKGITIIMVTHEPEVAEYTKRKVVFRDGQIIEDSPVSKRRIPQSRSQKNTKSAKNK